TCGCGATGTCAGAGGCGGTCGCGGTGGCCGGAAGGCGGGGCGTGGGTCCCGGCAGGCGGTCCACCAGGTATCCGTCGAAGGACCCGAAGGCAGCCTGGATCGCCCGGATCGCCGCAGCGTTGCCGACCGTCGCTTCGATCTTCGCGGCGTTCCGGACGATGCCGGCGTCGGCCATGAGGCGGGCCCGGTCGCGCGCCCCGAAGGAGGCGACCACCGCCGGATCGAACCCGCGAAACGCGGTCCGGAACGCCTCTCGCTTGCGGAGGATCGTGGACCATGACAGGCCCGCCTGGAACGACTCCAGCGCGAGCCGTTCGAAGAGCTCGGCGTCGTCGTGGATCCGGATGCCCCATTCCCCATCGTGATAGGCGACCATGAGC
This sequence is a window from Candidatus Methylomirabilota bacterium. Protein-coding genes within it:
- a CDS encoding DNA-3-methyladenine glycosylase I, producing the protein MVAYHDGEWGIRIHDDAELFERLALESFQAGLSWSTILRKREAFRTAFRGFDPAVVASFGARDRARLMADAGIVRNAAKIEATVGNAAAIRAIQAAFGSFDGYLVDRLPGPTPRLPATATASDIASTTPAAQALSIDLRRHGMRFVGPTIVYAFMQSVGLVDDHLPGCFRYVGRR